One region of Bradyrhizobium betae genomic DNA includes:
- a CDS encoding alkyl/aryl-sulfatase, with protein sequence MSSFEAADTPKDATPSVIAQQGAMLNALPFSDTRDFDDAARGFLGTIENAEITNPQGRTVWSLKPYGFLSTEEAPPTVNPSLWRQSRLNMQHGLFEVVPGVYQVRGLDIANMTLIEGDSGVIVVDTLTSIEGARAALYLYFKHRGLRPVAAVIFTHTHTDHWGGARGVLEEDALATGRVPIIAPNLFMEHAVSENIIAGPAMLRRAQYQFGPFLAKGARGQVDCGLGKSMAAGSVALLRPTDLIMATGDRRVIDGVAFEFQMAPNSEAPAEMHFFIPRYKLLNLAENCTHNFHNLLPFRGADVRDALAWSKYLNEALQLWNGKAEAMCGQHHWPVWGRERIGSMIRQQRDLYKFAHDQTIRLMNHGLTATEIAETIQLPKSLEGAWHGRGYYGHIRHNVKAIYQKYLGWYDANPVNLDPLPPVESGRKYVEYMGGADAILARARVDFDKGEFRFVAQALGHLVFAEPDNAAARALLADTLEQLGYAAESATWRNAYLFGAQELRQGMPKTPARPPMQRETLAALRTSQLWDVLGIRLNGPKAEGKHIVLNWSFSDTGETFVLNLENCALTYTEGVQAEGADASFTLARATLDEVIAKLTSFPEAVAAGKVKLSGNPMKLAELMGLMDEFPRMFEIVEPKRAVVV encoded by the coding sequence ATGAGCAGCTTCGAAGCAGCCGACACGCCGAAGGACGCAACGCCGTCCGTCATCGCGCAGCAAGGGGCGATGCTGAATGCGCTGCCGTTTTCCGACACGCGGGATTTCGATGATGCCGCGCGAGGCTTCCTCGGTACGATCGAGAATGCGGAGATCACCAACCCGCAGGGACGGACGGTCTGGAGCCTGAAGCCCTACGGCTTCCTGTCCACGGAAGAGGCGCCGCCGACGGTCAATCCGAGCCTGTGGCGGCAGTCGCGGCTCAACATGCAGCACGGACTGTTCGAGGTTGTGCCCGGCGTCTACCAGGTGCGCGGGCTCGACATCGCCAACATGACGCTGATCGAGGGCGACAGCGGCGTCATCGTCGTGGACACTCTGACCTCGATCGAGGGCGCGAGGGCCGCGCTCTATCTCTATTTCAAGCACCGGGGCCTGCGGCCGGTTGCGGCGGTGATCTTCACCCATACCCACACCGACCATTGGGGTGGCGCGCGCGGCGTGCTGGAGGAGGATGCGCTCGCCACCGGGCGCGTGCCGATCATCGCGCCGAACCTGTTCATGGAGCACGCGGTGTCCGAGAACATCATCGCGGGACCGGCGATGCTGCGCCGGGCGCAATATCAGTTCGGCCCGTTCCTGGCCAAGGGGGCGCGCGGGCAGGTCGATTGCGGCCTCGGCAAATCGATGGCGGCGGGATCGGTCGCGCTGCTGCGGCCGACCGACCTGATCATGGCGACCGGCGACCGGCGCGTGATCGACGGCGTCGCATTCGAATTCCAGATGGCGCCGAACAGCGAAGCACCGGCGGAGATGCATTTCTTCATCCCGCGCTACAAGCTGCTGAACCTCGCCGAGAACTGCACCCACAATTTCCACAATCTGCTGCCGTTCCGCGGCGCCGACGTGCGCGATGCGCTGGCCTGGTCGAAGTACCTCAACGAGGCCTTGCAGCTCTGGAACGGCAAGGCGGAGGCGATGTGCGGCCAGCATCACTGGCCGGTGTGGGGCCGCGAGCGCATCGGCAGCATGATCCGGCAGCAGCGCGACCTCTACAAGTTCGCGCATGACCAGACCATCCGCCTGATGAACCACGGCCTCACCGCCACCGAGATCGCCGAGACGATCCAGCTGCCGAAGAGCCTGGAGGGCGCCTGGCATGGCCGCGGCTATTACGGCCACATCCGCCATAACGTGAAGGCGATCTACCAGAAATATCTCGGATGGTACGACGCCAATCCGGTCAATCTCGATCCGCTGCCGCCGGTCGAGTCGGGCAGGAAATATGTCGAGTACATGGGCGGCGCCGACGCGATTCTGGCGCGGGCTCGCGTCGATTTCGACAAGGGTGAATTCCGTTTCGTAGCCCAGGCGCTCGGTCATCTCGTATTCGCCGAGCCGGACAATGCGGCAGCGCGCGCGTTGCTTGCGGACACGCTGGAGCAGCTCGGCTACGCCGCCGAGAGCGCGACCTGGCGCAATGCCTATCTGTTCGGTGCGCAGGAGCTGCGGCAGGGCATGCCGAAGACGCCGGCGCGTCCGCCGATGCAGCGCGAGACGCTGGCGGCACTGCGCACCTCGCAGCTTTGGGACGTGCTCGGTATTCGCCTCAACGGCCCGAAGGCCGAGGGCAAGCACATCGTGCTGAACTGGAGCTTTTCGGATACGGGCGAGACGTTCGTGCTCAATCTGGAGAATTGTGCGCTGACCTACACCGAAGGCGTGCAGGCGGAGGGCGCCGATGCCAGCTTCACGCTCGCGCGCGCGACACTGGATGAGGTGATCGCGAAGCTGACGAGTTTCCCGGAGGCGGTTGCTGCCGGCAAGGTCAAGTTGTCAGGCAACCCGATGAAGCTGGCGGAGCTGATGGGCTTGATGGACGAGTTTCCGCGGATGTTCGAGATCGTGGAGCCGAAGCGGGCGGTGGTGGTGTAG
- a CDS encoding GGDEF domain-containing protein, with the protein MLFNRMETGRASISDAVYMEVITGLHGTTMPTILAAACQAMVGAIMTYETGDIATAALTVAGVVVAIARLFEIVAFRRRLARPPQLGRAEAARWERRYIAGTIVTALVLGVFAARSIVLGDALCSVMAIGIGFGFGAGVVARLALRPVAALLDLVAIASPAAIVTFMQPDLRHVGLGLLILMYMAASFEMVRLSFNASINQITLKRQFEQLSRIDPMTGVSNRSVLAADLPPMLAAGMVAVHTLDLDRFKEANDRFGHPVGDALLRQVAGRLKALAAHDDLVVRMGGDEFILVQRAAADAEAMARRIVQSIGAPYDVDGQVIALGVSVGVAVAPQDGRTAEALLSRSDRAMYRAKQDGGGYVLARELRMADTTASDQPVAEGLAA; encoded by the coding sequence ATGTTGTTCAACAGAATGGAAACCGGACGGGCGTCGATATCCGACGCCGTCTATATGGAAGTCATCACGGGCCTTCACGGCACGACGATGCCCACCATTCTCGCGGCCGCGTGCCAGGCGATGGTCGGCGCCATAATGACCTACGAGACCGGCGATATCGCGACGGCGGCGCTGACGGTTGCTGGCGTCGTGGTGGCCATTGCCCGCCTGTTCGAGATTGTCGCATTCCGCCGCCGCCTCGCGCGTCCGCCGCAGCTCGGCCGGGCGGAGGCCGCGCGCTGGGAGCGCCGTTACATTGCGGGCACCATCGTGACGGCCCTGGTGCTTGGCGTCTTTGCCGCGCGCAGCATCGTGCTCGGCGATGCACTCTGTTCCGTGATGGCGATCGGTATCGGCTTTGGTTTCGGCGCCGGCGTGGTGGCACGGCTGGCGCTGCGCCCCGTCGCGGCGCTGCTCGATCTCGTCGCGATCGCCTCGCCAGCGGCGATCGTGACGTTCATGCAGCCCGACCTCCGCCATGTCGGGCTCGGGCTCCTCATCCTGATGTATATGGCCGCGAGCTTCGAGATGGTGCGGCTGAGCTTCAACGCCTCGATCAACCAGATCACGCTCAAGCGGCAATTCGAGCAGCTGTCGCGCATCGACCCGATGACCGGCGTGTCCAATCGTTCAGTGCTGGCCGCGGACCTGCCGCCGATGCTGGCGGCCGGGATGGTTGCCGTCCATACGCTCGATCTCGACCGCTTCAAGGAGGCCAATGACCGCTTCGGCCATCCCGTCGGCGACGCGCTGCTGAGGCAGGTCGCCGGGCGGCTCAAGGCGCTGGCCGCGCATGACGATCTCGTGGTCCGGATGGGCGGCGACGAGTTCATCCTGGTGCAGCGCGCGGCGGCCGATGCGGAAGCGATGGCACGGCGGATCGTGCAATCGATCGGCGCACCCTATGATGTCGACGGCCAGGTGATCGCGCTCGGCGTCAGCGTCGGCGTCGCCGTCGCGCCGCAGGACGGACGCACCGCTGAGGCATTGTTGTCGCGCTCCGACCGGGCGATGTACCGCGCCAAGCAGGACGGCGGCGGCTACGTGCTGGCGCGAGAGTTGCGAATGGCAGACACGACCGCATCGGACCAGCCGGTTGCCGAAGGGCTGGCCGCGTAA
- a CDS encoding TRAP transporter large permease: MRAATVFALLIALMLTGIPVSIALGLTVMTFLFTLTTVPIEAVSMKLFTGIEGFEIMAIPFFILAGNFLTHGGVARRMINFATSLIGHWHGGLGLAGIVACAMFALVCGSSVATVAAIGAIVLPEMVRHGYPMHFGAGIITVAGSLGILMLPSIPKIVYAVSTNTSIGALFVAGLLPGILLTTMLCIVTWWLARNRDYPRLPKASWGETVRTFRESIWGLMLVVIIIGGIYSGLFTATEAAAMAAVYSFVIAVFVYKAIKIVDVPRVLLRAANTSAMLLYIVTNAVLFSFVLSNENLPSTLADWIAAQNLGWVGFLLVVNVLLLLAGNFMEPNSIILIMAPILAPAAKKLGIDLVHFGIVMDVNMEVGLCHPPVGLNLYVASMIARMRITELAVAVMPWLLTMLGFLVIVTYWPDLTLWLPRVLGMHQ; the protein is encoded by the coding sequence CGCTGACCACGGTGCCGATCGAAGCGGTCTCGATGAAGCTCTTCACGGGCATCGAGGGCTTCGAGATCATGGCGATCCCGTTCTTCATCCTCGCCGGCAATTTCCTCACCCATGGCGGCGTCGCGCGGCGCATGATCAATTTCGCGACCTCGCTGATCGGTCACTGGCATGGCGGCCTCGGCCTCGCCGGCATCGTCGCCTGCGCGATGTTCGCGCTGGTGTGCGGCTCGAGCGTCGCGACCGTCGCCGCGATCGGCGCCATCGTGCTGCCGGAAATGGTGCGGCACGGCTACCCCATGCATTTCGGCGCCGGCATCATCACGGTCGCCGGCTCGCTCGGCATCCTGATGCTGCCGTCGATTCCGAAGATCGTCTACGCGGTTTCCACCAACACCTCGATCGGCGCGCTGTTCGTCGCGGGCCTGCTGCCCGGTATCCTGCTGACGACGATGCTCTGCATCGTCACCTGGTGGCTCGCGCGCAACCGGGACTATCCGCGGCTGCCGAAGGCAAGCTGGGGCGAGACCGTTCGCACCTTCCGCGAGAGCATCTGGGGCCTGATGCTGGTCGTCATCATCATCGGTGGCATCTACAGCGGCCTGTTCACCGCCACCGAGGCGGCGGCGATGGCCGCGGTCTACTCCTTCGTCATCGCGGTGTTCGTCTACAAGGCCATCAAGATCGTGGACGTGCCGCGAGTGCTGCTGCGCGCCGCCAACACCAGCGCGATGCTGCTCTACATCGTCACCAACGCGGTGCTGTTCTCCTTCGTGCTCTCCAACGAGAACCTGCCGTCGACCCTGGCGGACTGGATCGCGGCGCAGAATCTCGGCTGGGTCGGCTTCCTGCTGGTGGTCAACGTTCTGCTGCTGCTCGCCGGCAATTTCATGGAGCCGAACTCGATCATCCTGATCATGGCGCCGATCCTGGCGCCGGCGGCCAAGAAGCTCGGCATCGACCTCGTGCATTTCGGCATCGTGATGGACGTCAACATGGAGGTCGGCCTCTGCCATCCGCCTGTCGGCCTCAACCTCTATGTCGCCTCCATGATAGCGCGAATGCGAATCACGGAGCTCGCAGTTGCCGTGATGCCGTGGCTTCTCACCATGCTCGGTTTCCTCGTCATCGTGACCTACTGGCCCGATCTGACGCTGTGGCTGCCGCGGGTGCTGGGCATGCACCAGTGA